In the genome of Raphanus sativus cultivar WK10039 chromosome 4, ASM80110v3, whole genome shotgun sequence, one region contains:
- the LOC108846551 gene encoding ethylene-responsive transcription factor ERF024, which yields MPGTSKENGGRHPLYRGVRQRRNSDKWVSEIREPRKPTRIWLGTFSTPEMAAIAYDVAALALKGTETEFNFPNSVSSLPVPASMSPGDIQAAAASAAAAFGAARDAIVRTNNNNASSSSVERSNVNTSGYMDEDLIFDMPNVLMNMAEGMLLSPPRQSTFDAASDADGYTGGDDYLWNFQTK from the coding sequence ATGCCGGGAACCTCCAAAGAAAATGGTGGCCGACACCCTTTGTACAGGGGAGTGAGACAACGTAGGAACTCAGACAAATGGGTGTCCGAGATCCGTGAACCGAGAAAACCTACCCGTATCTGGTTAGGAACATTCTCGACCCCGGAGATGGCGGCAATAGCCTATGACGTGGCAGCTCTAGCTCTCAAAGGAACAGAAACTGAGTTCAACTTTCCAAACTCAGTCTCATCTCTCCCTGTCCCAGCCTCCATGTCTCCAGGAGACATCCAAGCCGCAGCCGCTTCAGCCGCCGCTGCTTTTGGTGCTGCAAGAGATGCGATTGTAAGGACCAATAATAACAACGCTTCAAGCAGCAGTGTGGAACGGAGTAATGTGAATACAAGTGGATACATGGACGAGGATTTGATATTCGACATGCCTAATGTGCTCATGAATATGGCTGAAGGAATGCTTCTCAGCCCGCCTCGTCAATCTACCTTTGATGCTGCTTCCGACGCTGATGGTTACACCGGAGGAGACGATTACTTGTGgaattttcaaacaaaataa